From a region of the Lactuca sativa cultivar Salinas chromosome 4, Lsat_Salinas_v11, whole genome shotgun sequence genome:
- the LOC111902269 gene encoding histone deacetylase 5 codes for MESGIGAQVSSSASGELRRVGLVYDERMCKHSTPTGEPHPENPDRIRAIWNKLMSANIPQRCVVFDAKEVEDKYIAAVHTSNHINLIKTISSKKLASQRDRISAKLNSIYFNEGSTESAYLAAGSVLDVAAKVAKGELNSAFAIVRPPGHHAEENEPMGFCLFNNIAIATSFLLNQKELGINKILIVDWDVHHGNGTQKTFYKDSQVLFFSVHRDEYGTFYPCGDDGSYDMKGEGEGEGYNINVPWENGKCGDADYIAAWNHILIPVAREFKPDIILVSAGFDAAIGDPLGGCRITPHGFAILLKKLMEFSNGKIVMALEGGYNLNSIANSVLSCVQVLLEDKQIVEPDEIYPFESTWRIIKEVREELSAYWPILAEKLPEKLTSKVTPLVKTYSSESEDENDDDEVSEDDVTIPLSKLKVSDDDAHDKVEDWRSELSKVDVWYASFGSNMSESRFQCYIQGGQVEGMRRACKGAVDKSQPKEVLWKTVPHRLFFGRESTVTWGPGGVAFLNPQTNNHDKTFMCLYRITLEQFNDVLLQENVSSDTTSPFFDLNALNSIENKNNISLKALKDGWYHNVVYLGKEKGVPILTMTCRVDQVEGFKSGKIPLRPPAKEYADTLIRGLVMGKQLSEDEAIAYINEASTKPL; via the exons ATGGAGTCCGGAATTGGAGCTCAAGTTTCATCATCGGCGTCTGGAGAACTACGTCGTGTGGGGCTGGTCTATGATGAACGGATGTGTAAGCATTCGACACCTACAGGCGAACCTCATCCCGAAAACCCCGATCGCATTCGTGCTATTTGGAACAAACTCATGTCCGCTAACATTCCTCAGAG ATGTGTTGTCTTTGACGCCAAAGAAGTAGAAGACAAATACATAGCAGCAGTTCACACCAGTAATCACATCAATTTGATCAAGACTATAAGCTCCAAGAAATTGGCCTCACAAAGAGACAGGATTTCTGCAAAATTGAATTCAATATATTTCAATGAAGGTTCAACAGAATCTGCTTATCTTGCTGCTGGCTCTGTGCTTGAT GTTGCTGCAAAAGTTGCAAAAGGTGAACTAAACTCTGCATTTGCCATTGTTAGACCTCCTGGACACCATGCAGAAGAAAATGAACCAATGGGATTCTGTTTATTCAACAACATTGCAATTGCAACAAGCTTTCTCCTTAACCAAAAA GAATTAGGTATTAACAAGATACTAATCGTTGATTGGGATGTTCATCATGGAAATGGTACTCAAAAGACCTTCTATAAGGACTCCCAAGTGTTGTTCTTCTCTGTACACAG GGATGAGTATGGGACTTTTTATCCCTGTGGTGATGATGGATCATATGACATGAAGGGTGAGGGAGAAGGTGAAGGATACAATATAAATGTTCCATGGGAGAATGGAAAATGTGGTGATGCAGATTATATTGCAGCATGGAACCATATATTGATCCCTGTTGCAAGAGAATTTAAACCTGATATAATTCTAGTTTCAGCAGGATTTGATGCAG CTATTGGTGATCCTCTTGGAGGCTGTCGTATCACACCACATGGTTTTGCTATATTGTTGAAGAAG TTGATGGAGTTTAGCAATGGAAAGATAGTTATGGCATTGGAAGGAGGATACAATCTCAACTCTATAGCAAATTCAGTACTTTCTTGTGTACAAGTTTTGTTAGAAGACAAACAAATTGTTGAACCTGATGAGATTTATCCATTTGAATCCACTTGGAGAATAATCAAAGAG GTTCGTGAGGAATTGAGTGCTTATTGGCCGATACTTGCAGAGAAGTTACCTGAGAAGTTAACCAGTAAAGTAACACCTCTAGTTAAG ACATACAGCTCAGAGTCAGAAgatgaaaatgatgatgatgaagtaTCAGAAGATGATGTTACAATACCACTTTCTAAACTCAAAGTTAGTGATGATGATGCTCATG ATAAAGTTGAAGATTGGAGATCTGAGCTGTCGAAAGTTGATGTTTGGTATGCTTCTTTTGGATCAAACATGAGCGAGTCAAGATTCCAATGTTATATACAAGGTGGCCAG GTGGAAGGCATGAGAAGAGCATGTAAAGGAGCTGTTGACAAAAGTCAACCAAAGGAGGTGTTATGGAAGACTGTTCCTCATCGTTTATTCTTCGGTCGAGAGTCTACTGTTACGTGGGGTCCAGGAGGTGTTGCTTTCCTTAATCCTCAAACCAACAATCATGACAAAACCTTTATGTGTCTTTATAGAATCAC TCTTGAGCAGTTCAACGATGTTTTGCTTCAGGAGAATGTCTCTAGTGACACCACTTCTCCTTTCTTTGATTTGAATGCTTTAAACTCCattgaaaacaaaaacaacaTTTCTTTGAAAGCTCTCAAG GATGGTTGGTATCATAATGTTGTCTACTTGGGAAAAGAAAAGGGTGTTCCAATTCTGACAATGAC GTGTAGAGTTGATCAAGTCGAGGGGTTTAAATCTGGGAAGATACCATTGCGTCCACCAGCTAAAGAATATGCGGATACTTTGATTAGAGGGCTTGTAATGGGAAAGCAGTTGtcagaagatgaagccattgcttACATAAATGAAGCATCTACTAAGCCTTTATGA